A single window of Engraulis encrasicolus isolate BLACKSEA-1 chromosome 20, IST_EnEncr_1.0, whole genome shotgun sequence DNA harbors:
- the zgc:91944 gene encoding homeobox-containing protein 1 — translation MRQWCLPAVAPHTEPLPTGRLSPPISDARMECCEVEPRYTIEQIDLLQRLRLSGMTKPQIIQALDSLERLDSDHRSPGHTATTTVASTYSDSHPMAATAAAPPQNVVSNAQVVASSYSSSSSSSSLTSATTQTPVIEAALSPTNSYEASPPPLYPPSGAQRSFSYDLPEEDWDLEEKVEEYMRRDSNLVKEEIKAFLNNRRISQAIVGQVTGISQSYISQWLLQQGLEMSDSKRRAFYRWYLLERNSPGGLRWNESQHAQQQQQQQQQQQAARSRSDAPWSRQRELLLHLLPWYSAAHQQAQTGATLSMRSLVKEEPDWRMGGSPADRGIMSGPFRLRRGSRFTWRKECQSIMESFFMENQYPDEAKREEIANACNSVIQKPGCKLSEFERVTALKVYNWFANRRKEMKRRANIEAAILESHGIEVPSPSCHSNGEEAEPQEFGEQVPQRFTEQEELSVRKDPEQDAGPLVAMEVAPLPSPPTSTSTSTSQLEQKFDQESKREAVDEE, via the exons ATGCGACAGTGGTGCCTCCCGGCCGTGGCCCCACACACCGAACCGCTCCCTACGGGCCGACTGTCTCCTCCAATCTCAG ATGCCAGGATGGAGTGCTGTGAGGTGGAGCCACGCTACACCATTGAGCAGATTGACCTGCTCCAGCGCCTGCGCCTTTCAGGCATGACCAAGCCGCAGATCATCCAGGCTCTGGACTCCCTGGAGCGGCTAGACTCAGACCATCGCTCCCCTGGccacaccgccaccaccacagtCGCCTCCACCTACAGTGACAGCCACCCCATggccgccaccgctgctgctcCACCACA GAACGTGGTGTCCAACGCCCAGGTGGTGGCCTcgtcctactcttcctcctcctcctcttcctccctcacctcCGCCACGACGCAGACCCCTGTGATCGAGGCGGCGCTGTCGCCTACCAACAGCTACGAGGCGTCGCCTCCGCCCCTCTACCCACCCAGCGGAGCGCAGCGCTCCTTCAGCTACGACCTTCCTGAAGAGGACTGGGACCTAGAGGAGAAGGTTGAGGAGTACATGAG gAGAGACAGCAACCTGGTAAAGGAGGAAATCAAGGCGTTCCTGAACAACAGGAGGATCTCTCAGGCCATCGTCGGACAGGTCACag GTATTAGCCAAAGCTACATCTCCCAATGGCTGCTGCAGCAGGGCTTGGAGATGAGTGACTCCAAACGGAGGGCCTTCTACCGCTGGTACCTGCTCGAACGGAACAGCCCAG GAGGACTGAGGTGGAACGAAAGCCAGCAcgctcagcaacagcagcagcagcagcagcagcagcaggccgctAGGAGCAGGAGTGACGCCCCCTGGAGCAGGCAGAGGGAACTGCTGCTGCACCTGCTGCCCTGGTATTCTGCTGCCCACCAGCAGGCCCAGACAG GTGCCACCCTCTCCATGCGGTCCCTGGTGAAGGAGGAACCTGATTGGAGGATGGGTGGTAGCCCCGCAGACCGGGGCATCATGAGCGGGCCATTCCGGCTGCGCAGGGGCAGCCGCTTCACCTGGAGGAAAGAGTGCCAGTCCATCATGGAGAG TTTCTTCATGGAGAACCAGTACCCTGATGAGGCCAAGAGAGAGGAGATTGCCAACGCCTGCAACTCCGTCATCCAGAAACCAG GCTGCAAGCTGTCGGAGTTTGAGCGCGTCACGGCACTGAAGGTGTACAACTGGTTCGCCAACCGCCGCAAGGAGATGAAGAGACGCGCCAACATTG AGGCAGCCATTTTGGAGAGCCATGGCATAGAGGTGCCCAGCCCCAGCTGTCACTCAAACGGGGAGGAGGCCGAGCCACAGGAGTTTGGCGAGCAGGTGCCTCAGCGCTTTACTGAACAG GAGGAGTTGTCTGTGAGGAAGGACCCTGAGCAGGACGCTggtcccctggtggccatggagGTGGCCCCCCTGCCcagcccccccacctccacctccacctccacctcccagcTGGAGCAGAAGTTCGACCAGGAGTCCAAACGAGAAGCTGTGGACGAGGAGTGA